Proteins encoded together in one Anas acuta chromosome 10, bAnaAcu1.1, whole genome shotgun sequence window:
- the RIPOR1 gene encoding rho family-interacting cell polarization regulator 1 isoform X4 codes for MSLSARPQRRVLVAKINRSQSFAGVNSTADRPFRNLSPFTPTVSRKTGSRVSRMFSMSHKSPPPKVPQPNRLDEVYEALKKGLTAYLEVHQLELEKLSTQIRESKRNSRLGFLYDLDKQVKSIERFLRRLEFHASKIDELYEAYCIQRRLRDGAHNMVKAYSTGSPGSREARESLAEASKGYKEYTENMCLLESELESQLGEFHVRMKGLAGFARLCAGDQYEIFMKYGRQRWKLRGRIEVNSKQVWDSEEMVFLPLITEFLSIKVTELKSLANHVVVGNVSCETKDLFAALPQVVAVDINDLGTLKLSLEVTWNPFDKDDQPSAASSVNKASTVNKRFSTYNQSPPDTPSLREQAFYNMLRRQEELENGTAWSISSESSDDSSSPQLSGSARHAAKPIVQPEVQASAPAIEISFSQQQEEAGAGGGVPAGTALPGLPEEQGGRKKDPVANGHVPYARTLSHISEASVDASMEAKAAESPWEPSPSPEDHGAGEPDADSLPGASNSVPEGWAGQDSGPEAKPRAMVAWAETCETEAEPVASPAPSPALAQEVCSSEVPAPAAVLAQAPAEEEPVLAPHVAASPPAVPRVKAVDSGLEEAISLLASALDDYRGQFPELQPLERELKHLEEILLHKQGVFLSRASSISLTVEHALESFSFLNTSDMEDSEGSEEDALQDERRASRARRVSRAPSAGEVGADDTGTCSGSDGSADPMSTGNEFLDKALVLHLHNCNRLLLKLGTFGPLRCHEMYALDRLLREAQVLEIVCQLTEERLEAATSAAGVVQFSTRKDGVLPLWDRCVELPNIYTCPVERFLQVLSAQYAAPVNERHPGLADAVCVKLVEDVLNRRLPRRPGGTQGEQVTIFQYWSHFESLGALVLDTYVMELAEEVLLAQNLNSDDQDVVLRALKRVPEGRLKKEGLKALSLLLVEGNSKVVSAVSAQLRSLAENPRFRQRALVCYLDQLEDEEVQTRVAGCAALGCLKAKESIEQLVYLCQTDKEPVREAAKQSLMLCGEDGKSAHRRLEETLDSLPRIFAPASMASTAF; via the exons GAACCTCTCGCCCTTCACGCCCACCGTCTCCCGCAAGACTGGCTCCAGGGTCAGTAGGATGTTCTCAATGTCCCACAAATCCCCGCCACCCAAGGTGCCTCAGCCCAACCGCCTGGACGAGGTGTACGAAGCGCTCAAGAAGGGCTTGAC AGCCTACCTGGAGGTGCACCAGCTGGAACTGGAGAAGCTCAGCACCCAGATCCGCGAGTCCAAGAGGAATTCGCGCTTG gGCTTCCTCTACGATCTGGATAAG CAAGTGAAGTCAATTGAGCGCTTCCTGCGTCGCCTGGAGTTTCATGCTAGCAAG ATCGACGAGCTCTACGAAGCCTACTGCATCCAGCGGCGGCTCCGCGATGGGGCCCACAACATGGTCAAGGCTTACAGCACGGGCTCGCCGGGCAGCCGAGAGGCACGCGAGAGCCTGGCTGAGGCCAGCAAAGGCTACAAGGAGTACACGGAG AACATGTGCCTGCTGGAGAGCGAGCTGGAGAGCCAGCTGGGCGAGTTCCACGTCCGGATGAAAG ggctggcaggTTTCGCCCGGCTCTGCGCTGGTGACCAGTACGAG atCTTCATGAAGTACGGGCGGCAGCGGTGGAAGCTGCGGGGGCGCATCGAGGTGAACAGCAAGCAGGTGTGGGACAGCGAGGAGATGGTTTTCTTGCCTCTCATCACCGAGTTCCTCTCCATCAAG GTGACGGAGCTCAAGAGCCTGGCCAACCATGTGGTGGTGGGCAACGTGTCCTGTGAGACCAAGGACCTCTTTGCGGCTCTCCCCCAAGTGGTGGCTGTGGATATCAACGACTTGGGTACCCTCAAACTCAGCCTGGAGGTGACCTGGAA CCCCTTCGACAAGGATGACCAGCCCTCGGCAGCCAGCAGCGTCAACAAGGCCTCCACGGTGAACAAGCGCTTCTCCACCTACAACCAGAGCCCTCCCGACACGCCGTCCCTGCGGGAGCAGGCTTTCTAC AACATGCTGCGGcgccaggaggagctggagaacGGCACGGCTTGGTCCATCTCCTCCGAGTCCTCGGACGactcctccagcccccagctgtCGGGCAGCGCCCGCCACGCCGCCAAGCCCATCGTGCAGCCCGAGGTGCAGGCCTCGGCCCCCGCCATCGAGATCTCCTTCTCCCAGCAGCAAGAGGAggccggggctggcggcggtGTCCCCGCCGGGACAGCTCTGCCGGGGCTCCCGGAGGAGCAGGGTGGCCGCAAGAAGGACCCAGTGGCCAACGGGCACGTGCCCTACGCCCGGACTCTCAGCCATATCAGTGAAGCCAGCGTGGACGCGAGCATGGAGGCCAAGGCTGCGGAGAGCCCGTGGGAGCCCTCTCCCAGCCCAGAGGACCACGGCGCGGGCGAGCCAGATGCGGACTCCCTCCCTGGCGCCTCAAATTCGGTGCcagagggctgggcagggcaggacagTGGCCCCGAGGCCAAGCCCCGTGCCATGGTGGCGTGGGCTGAGACTTGTGAGACGGAGGCCGAGCCGGTGGCAAGCCCGGCACCCAgcccagcactggcacaggaGGTTTGCAGCAGCGAGGTCCCCGCGCCGGCCGCGGTGCTGGCACAAGCCCCCGCCGAAGAGGAGCCTGTCCTCGCCCCACACGTGGCCGCCAGCCCCCCAGCAGTCCCACGGGTGAAGGCCGTGGActcagggctggaggaggccaTCAGCCTCCTGGCCTCAGCCCTGGATGACTATCGGGGGCAgttcccagagctgcagccgcTGGAACGGGAGCTCAAACACCTGGAGGAGATCCTGCTG CACAAGCAGGGTGTGTTCCTCAGCCGGGCCTCGAGCATCAGCCTCACGGTGGAGCACGCTCTGGAGAGCTTCAGCTTCCTCAACACCTCGGACATGGAGGACTCAGAGGGCTCCGAGGAGGATGCTCTCCAGGACGAGAG GAGGGCCAGCAGAGCCCGGCGTGTGAGCAGGGCCCCCAGCGCCGGTGAGGTGGGAGCAGACGACACCGGGACATGCAGTGGCTCCGACGGCAGTGCCGACCCCATGAGCACCGGCAACGAGTTCCTGGATAAAGCCCTGGTGCTTCACCTCCACAACTGCAACCGCCTGCTGCTG AAGCTGGGCACCTTTGGGCCCCTGCGGTGCCACGAGATGTACGCCCTGGACAGGCTGCTGCGGGAGGCGCAGGTGCTGGAGATCGTGTGCCAGCTGACGGAGGAGCGACTGGAAgcagccacctctgctgccGGAG TGGTGCAGTTCTCCACGCGGAAGGACGGGGTGCTGCCCCTTTGGGACCGCTGCGTGGAGCTGCCCAACATCTACACCTGCCCCGTGGAGCGGTTCCTGCAGGTGCTCAGCGCCCAGTACGCAGCGCCCGTCAACGAGAGGCACCCGGGACTGGCTGATGCAG TGTGTGTGAAGCTGGTGGAGGATGTGCTGAACCGGCGGCTGCCCCGGCGGCCCGGCGGCACCCAAGGCGAGCAGGTCACCATCTTCCAGTACTGGAGCCACTTTGAGTCCCTTGGCGCCCTGGTGCTCGATACCTACGTGATGGAGCTGGCGGAGGAAG TGCTGCTGGCGCAGAACCTCAACTCGGACGACCAGGACGTGGTGCTTCGGGCGCTGAAGCGCGTGCCCGAGGGCCGCCTGAAGAAGGAAGGGCTGAAGGCACTGAGCCTGCTCCTCGTGGAGGGCAACAGCAAGGTGGTGAGCGCCGTGTCGGCCCAGCTCCGCAGCCTGGCGGAAAACCCCCGTTTTCGCCAGCGG GCCCTGGTGTGCtacctggaccagctggaggATGAGGAGGTGCAGACGCGTGTGGCCGGGTGCGCGGCGCTGGGCTGCCTCAAG GCCAAGGAGAGCATCGAGCAGCTGGTTTACCTGTGCCAAACCGACAAGGAGCCCGTGCGGGAGGCAGCCAAGCAGAGCCTGATGCTGTGCG GGGAAGATGGCAAATCAGCCCACCGGCGGCTGGAGGAGACCCTGGACAGCCTCCCGAGGATCTTCGCGCCAGCCAGCATGGCCAGTACAGCTTTCTGA
- the RIPOR1 gene encoding rho family-interacting cell polarization regulator 1 isoform X1: MRPTPDAVTAGEEVLSVPGPSWRDRHRMAPGLSGRPSRSHSTMSLSARPQRRVLVAKINRSQSFAGVNSTADRPFRNLSPFTPTVSRKTGSRVSRMFSMSHKSPPPKVPQPNRLDEVYEALKKGLTAYLEVHQLELEKLSTQIRESKRNSRLGFLYDLDKQVKSIERFLRRLEFHASKIDELYEAYCIQRRLRDGAHNMVKAYSTGSPGSREARESLAEASKGYKEYTENMCLLESELESQLGEFHVRMKGLAGFARLCAGDQYEIFMKYGRQRWKLRGRIEVNSKQVWDSEEMVFLPLITEFLSIKVTELKSLANHVVVGNVSCETKDLFAALPQVVAVDINDLGTLKLSLEVTWNPFDKDDQPSAASSVNKASTVNKRFSTYNQSPPDTPSLREQAFYNMLRRQEELENGTAWSISSESSDDSSSPQLSGSARHAAKPIVQPEVQASAPAIEISFSQQQEEAGAGGGVPAGTALPGLPEEQGGRKKDPVANGHVPYARTLSHISEASVDASMEAKAAESPWEPSPSPEDHGAGEPDADSLPGASNSVPEGWAGQDSGPEAKPRAMVAWAETCETEAEPVASPAPSPALAQEVCSSEVPAPAAVLAQAPAEEEPVLAPHVAASPPAVPRVKAVDSGLEEAISLLASALDDYRGQFPELQPLERELKHLEEILLHKQGVFLSRASSISLTVEHALESFSFLNTSDMEDSEGSEEDALQDERRASRARRVSRAPSAGEVGADDTGTCSGSDGSADPMSTGNEFLDKALVLHLHNCNRLLLKLGTFGPLRCHEMYALDRLLREAQVLEIVCQLTEERLEAATSAAGVVQFSTRKDGVLPLWDRCVELPNIYTCPVERFLQVLSAQYAAPVNERHPGLADAVCVKLVEDVLNRRLPRRPGGTQGEQVTIFQYWSHFESLGALVLDTYVMELAEEVLLAQNLNSDDQDVVLRALKRVPEGRLKKEGLKALSLLLVEGNSKVVSAVSAQLRSLAENPRFRQRALVCYLDQLEDEEVQTRVAGCAALGCLKAKESIEQLVYLCQTDKEPVREAAKQSLMLCGEDGKSAHRRLEETLDSLPRIFAPASMASTAF; this comes from the exons GAACCTCTCGCCCTTCACGCCCACCGTCTCCCGCAAGACTGGCTCCAGGGTCAGTAGGATGTTCTCAATGTCCCACAAATCCCCGCCACCCAAGGTGCCTCAGCCCAACCGCCTGGACGAGGTGTACGAAGCGCTCAAGAAGGGCTTGAC AGCCTACCTGGAGGTGCACCAGCTGGAACTGGAGAAGCTCAGCACCCAGATCCGCGAGTCCAAGAGGAATTCGCGCTTG gGCTTCCTCTACGATCTGGATAAG CAAGTGAAGTCAATTGAGCGCTTCCTGCGTCGCCTGGAGTTTCATGCTAGCAAG ATCGACGAGCTCTACGAAGCCTACTGCATCCAGCGGCGGCTCCGCGATGGGGCCCACAACATGGTCAAGGCTTACAGCACGGGCTCGCCGGGCAGCCGAGAGGCACGCGAGAGCCTGGCTGAGGCCAGCAAAGGCTACAAGGAGTACACGGAG AACATGTGCCTGCTGGAGAGCGAGCTGGAGAGCCAGCTGGGCGAGTTCCACGTCCGGATGAAAG ggctggcaggTTTCGCCCGGCTCTGCGCTGGTGACCAGTACGAG atCTTCATGAAGTACGGGCGGCAGCGGTGGAAGCTGCGGGGGCGCATCGAGGTGAACAGCAAGCAGGTGTGGGACAGCGAGGAGATGGTTTTCTTGCCTCTCATCACCGAGTTCCTCTCCATCAAG GTGACGGAGCTCAAGAGCCTGGCCAACCATGTGGTGGTGGGCAACGTGTCCTGTGAGACCAAGGACCTCTTTGCGGCTCTCCCCCAAGTGGTGGCTGTGGATATCAACGACTTGGGTACCCTCAAACTCAGCCTGGAGGTGACCTGGAA CCCCTTCGACAAGGATGACCAGCCCTCGGCAGCCAGCAGCGTCAACAAGGCCTCCACGGTGAACAAGCGCTTCTCCACCTACAACCAGAGCCCTCCCGACACGCCGTCCCTGCGGGAGCAGGCTTTCTAC AACATGCTGCGGcgccaggaggagctggagaacGGCACGGCTTGGTCCATCTCCTCCGAGTCCTCGGACGactcctccagcccccagctgtCGGGCAGCGCCCGCCACGCCGCCAAGCCCATCGTGCAGCCCGAGGTGCAGGCCTCGGCCCCCGCCATCGAGATCTCCTTCTCCCAGCAGCAAGAGGAggccggggctggcggcggtGTCCCCGCCGGGACAGCTCTGCCGGGGCTCCCGGAGGAGCAGGGTGGCCGCAAGAAGGACCCAGTGGCCAACGGGCACGTGCCCTACGCCCGGACTCTCAGCCATATCAGTGAAGCCAGCGTGGACGCGAGCATGGAGGCCAAGGCTGCGGAGAGCCCGTGGGAGCCCTCTCCCAGCCCAGAGGACCACGGCGCGGGCGAGCCAGATGCGGACTCCCTCCCTGGCGCCTCAAATTCGGTGCcagagggctgggcagggcaggacagTGGCCCCGAGGCCAAGCCCCGTGCCATGGTGGCGTGGGCTGAGACTTGTGAGACGGAGGCCGAGCCGGTGGCAAGCCCGGCACCCAgcccagcactggcacaggaGGTTTGCAGCAGCGAGGTCCCCGCGCCGGCCGCGGTGCTGGCACAAGCCCCCGCCGAAGAGGAGCCTGTCCTCGCCCCACACGTGGCCGCCAGCCCCCCAGCAGTCCCACGGGTGAAGGCCGTGGActcagggctggaggaggccaTCAGCCTCCTGGCCTCAGCCCTGGATGACTATCGGGGGCAgttcccagagctgcagccgcTGGAACGGGAGCTCAAACACCTGGAGGAGATCCTGCTG CACAAGCAGGGTGTGTTCCTCAGCCGGGCCTCGAGCATCAGCCTCACGGTGGAGCACGCTCTGGAGAGCTTCAGCTTCCTCAACACCTCGGACATGGAGGACTCAGAGGGCTCCGAGGAGGATGCTCTCCAGGACGAGAG GAGGGCCAGCAGAGCCCGGCGTGTGAGCAGGGCCCCCAGCGCCGGTGAGGTGGGAGCAGACGACACCGGGACATGCAGTGGCTCCGACGGCAGTGCCGACCCCATGAGCACCGGCAACGAGTTCCTGGATAAAGCCCTGGTGCTTCACCTCCACAACTGCAACCGCCTGCTGCTG AAGCTGGGCACCTTTGGGCCCCTGCGGTGCCACGAGATGTACGCCCTGGACAGGCTGCTGCGGGAGGCGCAGGTGCTGGAGATCGTGTGCCAGCTGACGGAGGAGCGACTGGAAgcagccacctctgctgccGGAG TGGTGCAGTTCTCCACGCGGAAGGACGGGGTGCTGCCCCTTTGGGACCGCTGCGTGGAGCTGCCCAACATCTACACCTGCCCCGTGGAGCGGTTCCTGCAGGTGCTCAGCGCCCAGTACGCAGCGCCCGTCAACGAGAGGCACCCGGGACTGGCTGATGCAG TGTGTGTGAAGCTGGTGGAGGATGTGCTGAACCGGCGGCTGCCCCGGCGGCCCGGCGGCACCCAAGGCGAGCAGGTCACCATCTTCCAGTACTGGAGCCACTTTGAGTCCCTTGGCGCCCTGGTGCTCGATACCTACGTGATGGAGCTGGCGGAGGAAG TGCTGCTGGCGCAGAACCTCAACTCGGACGACCAGGACGTGGTGCTTCGGGCGCTGAAGCGCGTGCCCGAGGGCCGCCTGAAGAAGGAAGGGCTGAAGGCACTGAGCCTGCTCCTCGTGGAGGGCAACAGCAAGGTGGTGAGCGCCGTGTCGGCCCAGCTCCGCAGCCTGGCGGAAAACCCCCGTTTTCGCCAGCGG GCCCTGGTGTGCtacctggaccagctggaggATGAGGAGGTGCAGACGCGTGTGGCCGGGTGCGCGGCGCTGGGCTGCCTCAAG GCCAAGGAGAGCATCGAGCAGCTGGTTTACCTGTGCCAAACCGACAAGGAGCCCGTGCGGGAGGCAGCCAAGCAGAGCCTGATGCTGTGCG GGGAAGATGGCAAATCAGCCCACCGGCGGCTGGAGGAGACCCTGGACAGCCTCCCGAGGATCTTCGCGCCAGCCAGCATGGCCAGTACAGCTTTCTGA
- the RIPOR1 gene encoding rho family-interacting cell polarization regulator 1 isoform X2, which yields MGEEQRRCAQPGLLSPPAPSPASPGTWRPSRSHSTMSLSARPQRRVLVAKINRSQSFAGVNSTADRPFRNLSPFTPTVSRKTGSRVSRMFSMSHKSPPPKVPQPNRLDEVYEALKKGLTAYLEVHQLELEKLSTQIRESKRNSRLGFLYDLDKQVKSIERFLRRLEFHASKIDELYEAYCIQRRLRDGAHNMVKAYSTGSPGSREARESLAEASKGYKEYTENMCLLESELESQLGEFHVRMKGLAGFARLCAGDQYEIFMKYGRQRWKLRGRIEVNSKQVWDSEEMVFLPLITEFLSIKVTELKSLANHVVVGNVSCETKDLFAALPQVVAVDINDLGTLKLSLEVTWNPFDKDDQPSAASSVNKASTVNKRFSTYNQSPPDTPSLREQAFYNMLRRQEELENGTAWSISSESSDDSSSPQLSGSARHAAKPIVQPEVQASAPAIEISFSQQQEEAGAGGGVPAGTALPGLPEEQGGRKKDPVANGHVPYARTLSHISEASVDASMEAKAAESPWEPSPSPEDHGAGEPDADSLPGASNSVPEGWAGQDSGPEAKPRAMVAWAETCETEAEPVASPAPSPALAQEVCSSEVPAPAAVLAQAPAEEEPVLAPHVAASPPAVPRVKAVDSGLEEAISLLASALDDYRGQFPELQPLERELKHLEEILLHKQGVFLSRASSISLTVEHALESFSFLNTSDMEDSEGSEEDALQDERRASRARRVSRAPSAGEVGADDTGTCSGSDGSADPMSTGNEFLDKALVLHLHNCNRLLLKLGTFGPLRCHEMYALDRLLREAQVLEIVCQLTEERLEAATSAAGVVQFSTRKDGVLPLWDRCVELPNIYTCPVERFLQVLSAQYAAPVNERHPGLADAVCVKLVEDVLNRRLPRRPGGTQGEQVTIFQYWSHFESLGALVLDTYVMELAEEVLLAQNLNSDDQDVVLRALKRVPEGRLKKEGLKALSLLLVEGNSKVVSAVSAQLRSLAENPRFRQRALVCYLDQLEDEEVQTRVAGCAALGCLKAKESIEQLVYLCQTDKEPVREAAKQSLMLCGEDGKSAHRRLEETLDSLPRIFAPASMASTAF from the exons GAACCTCTCGCCCTTCACGCCCACCGTCTCCCGCAAGACTGGCTCCAGGGTCAGTAGGATGTTCTCAATGTCCCACAAATCCCCGCCACCCAAGGTGCCTCAGCCCAACCGCCTGGACGAGGTGTACGAAGCGCTCAAGAAGGGCTTGAC AGCCTACCTGGAGGTGCACCAGCTGGAACTGGAGAAGCTCAGCACCCAGATCCGCGAGTCCAAGAGGAATTCGCGCTTG gGCTTCCTCTACGATCTGGATAAG CAAGTGAAGTCAATTGAGCGCTTCCTGCGTCGCCTGGAGTTTCATGCTAGCAAG ATCGACGAGCTCTACGAAGCCTACTGCATCCAGCGGCGGCTCCGCGATGGGGCCCACAACATGGTCAAGGCTTACAGCACGGGCTCGCCGGGCAGCCGAGAGGCACGCGAGAGCCTGGCTGAGGCCAGCAAAGGCTACAAGGAGTACACGGAG AACATGTGCCTGCTGGAGAGCGAGCTGGAGAGCCAGCTGGGCGAGTTCCACGTCCGGATGAAAG ggctggcaggTTTCGCCCGGCTCTGCGCTGGTGACCAGTACGAG atCTTCATGAAGTACGGGCGGCAGCGGTGGAAGCTGCGGGGGCGCATCGAGGTGAACAGCAAGCAGGTGTGGGACAGCGAGGAGATGGTTTTCTTGCCTCTCATCACCGAGTTCCTCTCCATCAAG GTGACGGAGCTCAAGAGCCTGGCCAACCATGTGGTGGTGGGCAACGTGTCCTGTGAGACCAAGGACCTCTTTGCGGCTCTCCCCCAAGTGGTGGCTGTGGATATCAACGACTTGGGTACCCTCAAACTCAGCCTGGAGGTGACCTGGAA CCCCTTCGACAAGGATGACCAGCCCTCGGCAGCCAGCAGCGTCAACAAGGCCTCCACGGTGAACAAGCGCTTCTCCACCTACAACCAGAGCCCTCCCGACACGCCGTCCCTGCGGGAGCAGGCTTTCTAC AACATGCTGCGGcgccaggaggagctggagaacGGCACGGCTTGGTCCATCTCCTCCGAGTCCTCGGACGactcctccagcccccagctgtCGGGCAGCGCCCGCCACGCCGCCAAGCCCATCGTGCAGCCCGAGGTGCAGGCCTCGGCCCCCGCCATCGAGATCTCCTTCTCCCAGCAGCAAGAGGAggccggggctggcggcggtGTCCCCGCCGGGACAGCTCTGCCGGGGCTCCCGGAGGAGCAGGGTGGCCGCAAGAAGGACCCAGTGGCCAACGGGCACGTGCCCTACGCCCGGACTCTCAGCCATATCAGTGAAGCCAGCGTGGACGCGAGCATGGAGGCCAAGGCTGCGGAGAGCCCGTGGGAGCCCTCTCCCAGCCCAGAGGACCACGGCGCGGGCGAGCCAGATGCGGACTCCCTCCCTGGCGCCTCAAATTCGGTGCcagagggctgggcagggcaggacagTGGCCCCGAGGCCAAGCCCCGTGCCATGGTGGCGTGGGCTGAGACTTGTGAGACGGAGGCCGAGCCGGTGGCAAGCCCGGCACCCAgcccagcactggcacaggaGGTTTGCAGCAGCGAGGTCCCCGCGCCGGCCGCGGTGCTGGCACAAGCCCCCGCCGAAGAGGAGCCTGTCCTCGCCCCACACGTGGCCGCCAGCCCCCCAGCAGTCCCACGGGTGAAGGCCGTGGActcagggctggaggaggccaTCAGCCTCCTGGCCTCAGCCCTGGATGACTATCGGGGGCAgttcccagagctgcagccgcTGGAACGGGAGCTCAAACACCTGGAGGAGATCCTGCTG CACAAGCAGGGTGTGTTCCTCAGCCGGGCCTCGAGCATCAGCCTCACGGTGGAGCACGCTCTGGAGAGCTTCAGCTTCCTCAACACCTCGGACATGGAGGACTCAGAGGGCTCCGAGGAGGATGCTCTCCAGGACGAGAG GAGGGCCAGCAGAGCCCGGCGTGTGAGCAGGGCCCCCAGCGCCGGTGAGGTGGGAGCAGACGACACCGGGACATGCAGTGGCTCCGACGGCAGTGCCGACCCCATGAGCACCGGCAACGAGTTCCTGGATAAAGCCCTGGTGCTTCACCTCCACAACTGCAACCGCCTGCTGCTG AAGCTGGGCACCTTTGGGCCCCTGCGGTGCCACGAGATGTACGCCCTGGACAGGCTGCTGCGGGAGGCGCAGGTGCTGGAGATCGTGTGCCAGCTGACGGAGGAGCGACTGGAAgcagccacctctgctgccGGAG TGGTGCAGTTCTCCACGCGGAAGGACGGGGTGCTGCCCCTTTGGGACCGCTGCGTGGAGCTGCCCAACATCTACACCTGCCCCGTGGAGCGGTTCCTGCAGGTGCTCAGCGCCCAGTACGCAGCGCCCGTCAACGAGAGGCACCCGGGACTGGCTGATGCAG TGTGTGTGAAGCTGGTGGAGGATGTGCTGAACCGGCGGCTGCCCCGGCGGCCCGGCGGCACCCAAGGCGAGCAGGTCACCATCTTCCAGTACTGGAGCCACTTTGAGTCCCTTGGCGCCCTGGTGCTCGATACCTACGTGATGGAGCTGGCGGAGGAAG TGCTGCTGGCGCAGAACCTCAACTCGGACGACCAGGACGTGGTGCTTCGGGCGCTGAAGCGCGTGCCCGAGGGCCGCCTGAAGAAGGAAGGGCTGAAGGCACTGAGCCTGCTCCTCGTGGAGGGCAACAGCAAGGTGGTGAGCGCCGTGTCGGCCCAGCTCCGCAGCCTGGCGGAAAACCCCCGTTTTCGCCAGCGG GCCCTGGTGTGCtacctggaccagctggaggATGAGGAGGTGCAGACGCGTGTGGCCGGGTGCGCGGCGCTGGGCTGCCTCAAG GCCAAGGAGAGCATCGAGCAGCTGGTTTACCTGTGCCAAACCGACAAGGAGCCCGTGCGGGAGGCAGCCAAGCAGAGCCTGATGCTGTGCG GGGAAGATGGCAAATCAGCCCACCGGCGGCTGGAGGAGACCCTGGACAGCCTCCCGAGGATCTTCGCGCCAGCCAGCATGGCCAGTACAGCTTTCTGA